The region CCAGATCTTCCAGAGACGCGCCAAGACTTTGCAGGGATTCGAACTCATCGCGAAACGCTCGATCCTCCAGGAGCAGCGCCCGGGCGGAGTCCATGCCCTCGGCATGGTCGTTACCGGCCAACAAGAGGCCAAGGGCGTCATCGCGCCTGCTGTGTTCGGCGTTCATCATCACATGTCGTCTCTATCAAGGGTAAAGCCATCGCGCATCTGTTTCAGAATCCGGTGCAGCCTGGTCCGGACGGCCCCTTCCGTACTGTCAACGATCTCGGCGATCTCGCGTGCGGAAAGCTTCTGAAAATAACGTAAAACAACAATTTCTCGCGCCTCCTCCGGCAATGCGTCGAGCACACCGAGCAGATGGCGGTGCCGCTCCTGAGTCAGCAGCAATTCATAGGGACTGTCTTCGGGGGCGCGAAGCAGTTCTCCGGATTCCTCGCGCGCGGAACTCGCATATTCCTCCAGCGTCTCCATCTGCACCATCTTCCGCCGCTTCAATTCGTTCAGGCACAGGTTGCGCGCGATGCAAAGCATCCACGGCTTGAACTTGCGACTGACCTCAAAACGGGATCGCGCCGTGTAGATACGGAGGAAAGTCTCCTGCGCCATTTCCTTCGCCACCTCGATATTCTTAAGGTAGTGAAGACAAAAACGAAAGATATCATTCTGGTAGCGCTCGACGAGCTCTGCAAGCGCCTGGTCGTCGCCTGCGTCCAGGGCCTCCATCAATTGTTCGTCGGTCTCGGTTGAGGTGCCACTCATGCGCAACCCCGCACGTTGCAGCGCCTGCCTTGCCATAGAATTATCCTCTCTCGTTCCCAGTTGCTTACCCTACAAGCCAGTGGGAAAAACATCACAGAAAATCCTTTCACGTTGCCGATCCGGTCACTTAAGTTATTGTACGCCATGTGGTTGCGCCCGACCAAACGCCGAGTGTCCCCCGTCATGGAAACTGGCGGACTACCGCCGGTCGGGAAAGACGCCTCTCCACCCCTTCGGCCCTGATCCACGCATCGACCAGCCCTATGGTCGCCGCAGCCTCCCGCAGGGCCGCCGCGCGGAGTGTGGCGTCCCGGGGGTAACGGGCCATGGCCGCGCACCGAGCCACCGTGGCTTCCAGTTGCGCCGACTCCGTACTGTCCTCCCGAATTACCTCATCCATTCGGCGTTGTAGGAATTGCAGCTCAGGTCGGGCAACTTTTTCCACCCAATCCAGGGACTGCGGGGACGCCTTCGTGGGATCCACCGGAATTCGGTGAGCATAGGTATTGCACAGCACCGCCAGTTCGTTGGAAAAATCGCGCAGAATATTGGCCCGGCGAAGCACCGCCGGATCCACGCCTCTTTCCGCAGCAAGATCTTTCGCCAGGGTGTGCACCACCGCGTAGGACACCAGCATCGACACGCCGCCGATTAATCCAGCCATCACGACGATCTTCAGCGAGCCCTGCAGGGCGACCCAAAGTCTCAACATGGTTGCCTGTAATCCATCGATAACGGCCCCCTATCCGCGTGGCGTGCGCAGCAGACGCCTCAGATTCTTTTCATCTTCCATCCATGCCACGGCCCGCCCATAGTCAACATAGGCCGCTTCTCGGCGGCGAAACTCCGGAGGGTGGATCTTGCGCCGACCGGTCGCCGTTTCTTCGATCCCCATGTGGGCGTGAAGCATTTCGTGAAAAACGATATAGCGGACGAAGAATCGCGGCACAAAGTCCTGATCGAGCAGGGGATGTACACGGATAAGATCCTCCCCGGGCGAAAAACTTCCGAAACGAATGGAGCGTCTCTGTCGCAGCGCCGGCATTTTGCCCCAGGTGATCGGCGTCTTAACGACATTGTCGTACTCCGCCTTGTTCACCTCTTCAAATAGCGCCGCCAGATCAAAGAACTCGCCCTGTGTGCGCAAAGCCACCGACTTGGGCGCTTTCGCCGCGATCATGTGACGACGCTCCGCAATATAGCCTTCCAGCTTTTTCCCCGGCACTTTGGCGCTCGGTTTGACGATCCAGGCCGACAGGGCCTTTCGTATCTCCTCGGGCGCCTCCAGAAACATATGATGAAGCCCCACCAGCGCGCGACGGCCCGCCGACTCGTACCGCAAACTCATCATCGTTGATGTGTTATTGGTAATCCTGAGCCGGATATCCACCCCGGTGGCGGATGTCAACTCCCGATGCAGGGCATCGGCAACGCGCTGGAGCGTGTCTTCGCGCAACTCCTCATACGTCGCCGCGGCGCGACAGGGCGCAGTGCCGCCACCCGAATCGGTCAGACTTCTCGCGGCGCCGGTGCATGGGGACACTTCGGGCGCGGGGGCATCAAATCCAAACTCCAGTTGCCGGAGCTCCGGCCCGCTTTTTGGGGAATTGTCTTTCATGAGTACACTGTAAAGCCTGTGCTTCGAAATTGGAGCGTAGG is a window of Candidatus Hydrogenedentota bacterium DNA encoding:
- a CDS encoding sigma-70 family RNA polymerase sigma factor, whose protein sequence is MSGTSTETDEQLMEALDAGDDQALAELVERYQNDIFRFCLHYLKNIEVAKEMAQETFLRIYTARSRFEVSRKFKPWMLCIARNLCLNELKRRKMVQMETLEEYASSAREESGELLRAPEDSPYELLLTQERHRHLLGVLDALPEEAREIVVLRYFQKLSAREIAEIVDSTEGAVRTRLHRILKQMRDGFTLDRDDM